The Pseudomonas sp. GD03919 region GGCGACTTCCTGCTCCAGCTGCCGGGTCACACCAGCGCTCGGCAAAGGCCCGTCGCCCCACAGCGGGCCGGTTGGATGCAGGTCAAGAATGGCCAGGCGCGGGTCAATGCACTCGGCGTCGCCCGCCATGAAGAAACTGCGGCTGCTGGTGAAGGCCAGCAAGTCACCGATCTGTGCCTGGTTCCAGGTGCCCGCCGCCACGCGCTTGGCCAGCACCTGATTGAACAAATAGCTGCGCGCCGAAGAGAGCAGGCGCGAGCGCAGGTTGCGCTGCACCGGCAACTCCAGGCGCGAGGCAAAATCGCACGCCTGCAGCACGTTACCGCCATCGAAGCCGAAACGCTGCAAGCCGAAGTAATTGGGCACGCCTTGCGCGGCGATACGCTGCAAGCGCTGTTCCAGAGCATCGCGTTCTGCTTCCAGAGCGGTCAGGCGCAGGGTGAAACCATTGGCCGAATGGGCTCCGCGCTGCAGTTTGCGATTATGCCGCTCACTGCGCTGGATGAGCAGATCATCGCCCTGCGCGGCTGCCAGGTCGGGATCGGCCTTGCCCGGCAGGTGCAGGCTGAACCATTGCCGGGTCAGCGCCTGGCGATCCTTGAGCCCCGCGTAGCTGACCGCCTTGAGCGGCATGCCGGCAGCACGGGCAATACGCCGCGCCGCTTCTTCGGTGTTCAGGCCGCGCTTCTCCACCCACAGCCAGAGGTGCTCGCCCTGCCCTGTGAGTGGAATATCGAGCACTTCATCGACCTGGAAATCCTCGGCACTGGCCTTGAGCACCGCGCGCCCACAGGCTTCGCCATGGGCACGCGGCCCGAGCAGTTGCAGCTCGTTCATACCTTGACCAGCAAGGCGACGGCGTGCACCGCGATACCTTCCTCACGCCCGGTGAAGCCGAGCTTCTCAGTGGTGGTGGCCTTGACGTTGACCTGATCCAGCGCCACACCGAGATCCTCGGCGATGCGCTCGCGCATCGTATCGATATGCGGCGCCATCTTCGGTGCCTGGGCGATGATGGTGGCGTCGACATTGCCCACCGCGTAGCCCTTGCCCCGCACCAGGCCCATCACATGGCGCAGCAGCGCACGGCTGTCGGCACCCTTGAAGGTCGGATCGGTATCGGGGAAGTGCTTGCCAATATCGCCCAATGCCACGGCACCGAGCAGGGCATC contains the following coding sequences:
- the truD gene encoding tRNA pseudouridine(13) synthase TruD, producing MNELQLLGPRAHGEACGRAVLKASAEDFQVDEVLDIPLTGQGEHLWLWVEKRGLNTEEAARRIARAAGMPLKAVSYAGLKDRQALTRQWFSLHLPGKADPDLAAAQGDDLLIQRSERHNRKLQRGAHSANGFTLRLTALEAERDALEQRLQRIAAQGVPNYFGLQRFGFDGGNVLQACDFASRLELPVQRNLRSRLLSSARSYLFNQVLAKRVAAGTWNQAQIGDLLAFTSSRSFFMAGDAECIDPRLAILDLHPTGPLWGDGPLPSAGVTRQLEQEVADEAAQLVQWLIRADMAHERRILRLPIQSLTWHYPEPDILQLAFVLPAGCFATVVVREVLDLVPAGQTDTPCEF
- the ispF gene encoding 2-C-methyl-D-erythritol 2,4-cyclodiphosphate synthase, whose amino-acid sequence is MRIGHGYDVHRFGEGDFITLGGVRIPHKFGLVAHSDGDVLLHALSDALLGAVALGDIGKHFPDTDPTFKGADSRALLRHVMGLVRGKGYAVGNVDATIIAQAPKMAPHIDTMRERIAEDLGVALDQVNVKATTTEKLGFTGREEGIAVHAVALLVKV